From Streptomyces sp. SAI-135:
CCGCGTGCGAGGCGTACGCGCGCGTGGAGACGCCTCGCGAGACGTAGGCGGCGAGGTCCTCGGCGGGCGGGGTGCGCGGCGCGAACCGGGGGCCGTGCGGCGGCTTCGGGGTGATCCGGTCGACGCGGAAGGTCCGCCAGTCGTCCCGGTCGAGGTCCCAGGCGACCAGGTACCAGCGCCGCTCGCTGCACACCAGGCGGTGCGGTTCGACGGTACGGCGGCTGGCGGTGCCGCCGTGGTCGTTGTACTCGAAGCGGAGCCGCTCGGCGTCCCGGCAGAGGTTGGCGAGCTCGGTGAGGACGCCCGGGTCGACCGCGGAGGGCTGGGGGTCGCGCAGCATCGGCACGGTGAAGGCGTTCAGGGCGCCCACCCGGCGGCGCAGCCGGCCCGGCAGGACCTGCTCCAGCTTGGCGAGGGCCCGCACCGAGGTCTCGCCGATGCCCTCGATGCCCTGCCCCGCGGCCGTGCGCAGCCCGACGGCGACCGCCACGGCCTCGTCGTCGTCCAGGAGCAGCGGGGGCAGTTCGGCGCCCGCGCCCAGCTGGTATCCGCCGCCGGTGCCGGGGCTGGCGTTGACGGGGTAGCCCAGCTCGCGCAGCCGGTCCACGTCCCGGCGCACGGTGCGCGGGGTGACGCCGAGGCGGTCGGCGAGGGCGGCGCCGGACCATTCACGGTGGGCCTGCAGGAGCGAGAGCAGGCGCAGGAGTCGTGCCGAGGTCTCCAACATGACGCCGAGTCTGCCAGCCCTTGCGGACAGCAGCTGTCCGCAAGCCTTCCTACCTTGGGCTCATGGCAGACAACAGCGCGACCGCAGAGAACCGTGAGATCCGTCCCTTCCGGATCGAGATCCCGCAGGCGCAGCTCGACGACCTGCACACCCGCCTCGACCTCGCCCGCTGGCCCGACGAACTCCCGGACGCCGGCTGGGAGTACGGCGCCTCCCTGCCGTACCTCCGCGATCTCGCCGCGTACTGGCGGGGCGCCTACGACTGGCGCAAGCACGAGGCCGCCCTGAACGAACTCCCGCAGTTCGTCACCGGGATCGACGGCGCCCAGGTGCACTTCCTGCACATCCGCTCCGCCCGGCCGGACGCCCTGCCGCTGATCCTGACGCACGGCTGGCCGGGGTCGGTCGTGGAGTTCCTCGGCGTGATCGGCTCGCTGAGCGAGGACTTCCATCTGGTGATCCCGTCCATCCCGGGCTTCGGGTTCTCCGGCCCCACCCGAGAGAAGGGCTGGAACGTCAACCGGGTGGCCCGCGCCTGGGCGGAGCTGATGCGCAGGCTCGGCTACGAGCGCTACGGCGCCCAGGGCGGCGACATGGGCGCGCTGATCTCCCCCGCGCTCGCCCGGATCGCCCCCGAGTCCGTCGTCGGCGTCCATGTGAACGCCGCCTCGGTCGGGTTCATCCCGCTCGGCCCGGTCGACGAGGAGGCCCGCGAGGGACTGACCGACCGCGAGCTCAGGAGCCTCGCGAGCATCGCCGACTTCACCACGGACGGCTTCGGCTACAACGCCCTCCAGTCGACCCGCCCGCAGACCCTCTCCTACGGCCTCACCGACTCCCCGGTCGGCCAACTGGCCTGGATCATGGAGAAGTTCCAGGCGTGGACGCACTCCTCGGCCGCACTGCCGGAGGACGCGATCGACCGGGACACCCTCCTGACGAACGTGATGCTGTACTGGCTGACCGGCACGGCCGGTTCCGCGGCCCGCATGTACTACGAGAACAGCCATGTGCCGGACTGGTTCCCGACGTCGAGCTCCGGCGTGCCGACCGCGGTGGCCAACTTCGGCGAGGACGTGGCGATCCGCCGCTGGGCCGAGCAGGCCAACACCGTCGTCCGCTGGACGGAGTTCGACCGCGGCGGCCACTTCGCGGCCCTGGAGGCACCCGAGCTGCTGGCCGGCGACGTCAGGGAGTTCTTCGGCCCCCTGCGGTGACGGGCGGGAACTCACTGCCGGTAGGGCAGTTGCGGGACGTCGAAGCAGGTGCGGTTCATGTCGCCCTGGGAGACCCAGCCGCGGCCGTCCTGCCAGCGGGCCACCGAGAGGCAGGTCCTGCGGGATCCCGGCGGGTCGGCCAGGTGCTCGAAACGGACGGGGACGAGCAGACCGTGAGCGGTGTAGTCCTGGCTGCGGTTCATGAAGGCGTCGACGCACGCGCGCGTGACGCCCTGCGGGGCACAGGACTTCGCCGCGTCCGTGAACCACATCGCGGCCGCCCAGCCCTCCAGCTGCCACTGGGAATGCGTCTTGAGACCCTTGGTGGCGTCCCTGAACTCGCGCACGGCCGCGTTGCCGACGTCCTCGAAGTTCCGGCTGGATCCGGTGGCCCACAGGGCGTTGCGGCAGCGCGGGGCGTCCCGGTAGTCGTCGGGGACGGTGGACGTCCAGTTCTGCACGTTGGTGACCTTGGCGGTGACCTCGACGCCGGCCGCGTCCATCGCCTCGCACAGTTGGGCGTTGCCATGGCTGTCGACGGCGTCGAAGACCAGGTCGGCGCCCTGCTCCTTCAGGTCGGCCGCCACGGCGCGGAAGTTGGGCAGCGCGAAGTCGACCTGCTCGGTGACGACCTGGTAGCCCTCGGCCCTCAGCCCCTGCTCGACCAGCCGGGCGTAGGCGGCGGACGCGGCCTGGTTGTAGGAGACGACGGCCGCCGTACGGGCCCCGTGCTCGCGCTTGAAGTAGCGGTAGACCTCGGTGCCGCCGTACTGCTTGCCGTCCCAGCCGGTCGTGCCGTCGCGGGGTGCGAGGCTGCCGTAGATGCCGTAGAGGTGCGGCCAGGTGTCGTAGGCGGCGCCGATGGGCTGGCCGCCGATGTCGGGCACGCGCGCGCGGGAGACACGGGAGGCGCCCGCGTAGTCGAGGGCGGTGGTGGCGACCAGGGCGACCACCTTGTCCTCGTCGATCAGCCGGTGCACGCAGGTGTTGTTGCCGACCCCGCTGCCGCCGTCGTCGCACTCGCGCACCTCGACACGGCGGCCGCCGAGCCCTCCGCGGGCGTTGAGCCGTTCGAAGTAGGCCCTGGCGCCGTCGCGGGGGCCGGTGAAGGCGCTGCCGCCGACCGGGCTGGTGGCACTGGTGACGATGCCTACGCGGATCGGGGTGCTCTCCTGGGCGGGGGTCGTCCGCTCCCGGTGCTCGAAGTCGCTCTCCGGCAGCCTGCTGCCGCACGCCGTGCCCGTCGTGAGCAGCAGGACCGCGAGGGCGGCCTCAGCAGCCCGGAAGCGCCGACGCCGTGGCATTGCCGCTCAACTGGACCAGCGCGCACAGCGTGTTGACCGACACCTTCCAGGTGCCGTCCTCCTCGACTGCCGTACCCGAGGCGTCCGGCAGGGCGGTGGCGCCGTTCAGCATCAGGGTGTACTTCACGTCGGCCGCGGTCGGCTCGGTGAACACGACCTCGGTGACCTGGGCCCGCACCTGTCCGCCGCGCTGGTCGCCGCTGAAGGCCTGGAGCACCGGACCCATCCGGTCGCCGTTCTCCAGGACGGCCTGCTTGTCCCTGGTGGCGGTCCTCGGGTCGAAGAACTTCTCCCAGTTCGCCTTGATCTCCCGCCGGGCGGCCGCCGCGTCGGCGGGTCCGCTCGGCGACGGCGCCGCGGAGGGCGTGCTCCGCGCCACGGAGGGCGTCGGCGGCGGGCTCTCGCTGCCGCCGCCGCTGTCGTCGCTGCACGCCGTGAGGGCCACGGCGAGGGCGAAGCCCAGCGCCACCAGCCCCCGGCTGCCGTTCCCCCACGTGCGGTCGCTCCCGAGAACCATCTGGCTCACCACCGGGTGTCGGTCCGGGCCACGTGCGCCCGGTGCTTTCAGGGTCAGCTTCAAGAAGGCATAGTGCAAGCGATTGGCTTACATGGACAGGCATGCGACATGTGGGAGCCAGAGATGCGGACAGCCCGACTGCGGACCGTGCACCCCGTCCTGTGGGCCGGCTGGGCCGCGCTCGCCGCGGGCGCGGTGCTGTGCGTCCTCGGCTGGTACGGCGTCTCGGGCGAGCGTTACGCCGAGCGGCAGCTGCCCTACCTCGCCTCCTGCACGGTGCCCGGCGCCGCGCTGATCGTCGCCGGGGCGGTGCTCCTCACCCACGGCCGGGGCGCGCTCGCCGCCGCGCGCGTGGAGGAGCTGTACGGCCTCCTGGTCGCCGCGGAGCCCGCCGGGGCCGAGGAGTCCGGGACGGCGGCCCACGCTCCCCTGGCGGTCAGCGGGGACCTGCTGATGGTGCCCGGCGGCACCCTGTGGCACCGCGCGGACTGCCCGCTGGTCGCCGGCAAGGCGGAGGCGATCCCCGTGGACGCCAAGCTGCTGGCGAGCGGTGAGCTGGGCCCCTGCCCGATCTGCGAGCCGGTCGAGGAGACCGACTGATGTCGTCGCTGACCTACGACCTGACCCTCGCCGGGTTGTCGGTCGGCAGCGCGGCCGCGCTCACCGGGATCGGCCTGATCGTGACGTACCGCGCGACCGGCGTGCTGAACTTCGCGCACGGGGCGATCGCCATGGTGTGCGCGTACGTCCTGCGGCAGTGCGTGGTGGAGTGGGGCTGGCCGCTGTGGGCCGGGGCGGCGGTGACCCTGCTGGTCCTGGCGCCCGCCCTGGGCGTGCTGCTGGAGCGTTTCGTCTTCCGGCCCCTGGCCGTCCTGGGCGGCGATCCGGCCCAGACCCTGGTGGCCTCCCTCGGCGTCTTCGTACTGCTGGTGGGCGGGGCCGCGCTGCTGTGGGGCCAGGGCGCCCGGGACGACGCCCCGGAACTGGTCTCGGCGGACCCGTGGGGGCAGCTGGCGGTCGTCCTGGTCCTGGCGGCCGGCGTCGGCGCGGTGATCCGCTGGACCCGCTTCGGGCGGGAGCTGCGGGCCGTCGTGGACGACCGGGGGCTGGCCGTGCTCGGCGGGATCGACGCCGACCGGGTGGCGGCGGCGGGCTGGGCCTTCGGGTCGTTCACGGCGGGCCTGACGGGCGTGCTGCTGGCCCCGTACGTCCGCCTGGACCCGTACGGGCTGCCCCTGCTCGTCATGGAGGTGGTGGCGGTCGCGGTGGCCGCGCGGATGCGCAGCCTGCCGGTGGCGGTGCTGGTGGCGCTGGCCGTCGGGGTCGCGCAGAGCCAGCTGACCCGACTGCACCCCTCGGGCCGGGCCGAGCCGCTGCTCCAGGCGGTGGGCGCGAACCTGTTCGTCGTGGCCCTGCTCCTCGCGGCCCTGGCGCTTCCCCGCATCGGCACCCGGGACGCGCTCCCGCGCACGGCCACCGCGCGCGTGCCGACCCCTCAGGGGGCGTGGATCGTCGCGGTGGTGCTGTTCCTGCTCCCGCTGGGCTTCGCGGGCTCGGACCTGCACACCTCGGTCCAGGTCCCGGCTCTGGGCGTGGTCCTGCTCTCCCTGGTGGTCGTGACGGGCAGGGGCGGCCAGCTCTCCCTCGGCCAGGCGGCCTACGCGGGCCTGGGCGCCCTGTTCACGGCTCTGCTGGCGGCGGGCCGCTTCCCCGGCCTGCCCCGCGTCCCGGAACTGGCCGCGCTGGCAACGGCGGTCGTCCTGGTGGCTCCCCTGGGCCTGCTGACGGGCTGGCCGGCGATCACCCGGCGGGGTCTCGCGCTGGCCCTCGCGACCTTCGCGGTCGGCGTCGGCGTGAGCCGCTTCGTGTTCGCCCAGCCGTACGCCGTCTCCGGCCTGTCCCTGGGCCGCCCCGAGGGCTTCGACGGCGACCGCGCCTACTACGTCCTGGAGCTGGCGCTGCTCGGGCTCGCCCTGCTGGCGACCCACGCGCTGCGCCGAGGCCGCACGGGCCGGGCCCTGGCCGCCCTGCGCGACCACGAGTCCGGGGCCTCGGCGGCGGGCGTCCGGGTCCCCGCCCTGAAGCTCCTCGCCTTCGTGGCGGGCGCGGCGCTGGCCGCCCTGGGCGGCGGCATGCTCGGCATGGGCCTGCGCGCCTTCGACCCCACGGCCTACGACCCCGTCCGCGGCCTCCTCTGGTTCGCCGCGGTGGTCGTCCTCGGCGCCGACAGCACGCTGGGCGCCCTGGGAGCGGCGGCCCTGCTGGTCGGGCTGGACGCGGGGGCACGGGGAGGGGTGGCGGCGGCCCTGATCGGGGTGCTGGCCGTGCTGGTGGGCCGCTTCCCCGGGGGGCCGTACGAGGCGGTGCGGGCGGTGACGGGACGGCTGAGGCCGAGCAGGCCGGCCGCGCTCACCCCGCTGGGGGCCGAGGTGAGACAACGCCTGCACGCACCCCTCAGACCTGTGTTCACGCCCAAGCCCGCACCCTCCGACGGCGCTCCGCCCCCACCGGGGCCACCCGCACCCGACCGTGAAAGCGGCACGGGCGGTGCGGGTGGGAACCCGAACCCGGCCGCAGGCCGGGCAGTCCTCACCGCCCACGACCTGCACGCCCGCTACGACGGCTTCACCGCCCTCGCCGGAGTCGACCTCACCGTCCCGCCCGGAACAATCACCGCGATCGTCGGCCCCAACGGAGCCGGAAAGTCCACCCTCTTCCACTGCCTCGCAGGAACCGTCCGCCCCTCCCAGGGCCAAGTCCGCTACGGCGACCGCGACATCACCCACCTCTCCCCCCACGCCCGCACCCGCCTCGGCATCGCCCGCACCTTCCAGCAACTCGCCGTCTTCCCGACCTTGACGGTGGCCGAGAACATCCAGGTGGGCGCGGAACAGGGCCGGGTCCCCGACCCGGCCGCGACGGACCGCGCACTGCGGCTGTTCGATCTGGACGGCCCCCTGCGCGACACCCGTGCCGCCGGTCTCCCCACCGGCACCCTGCGCCGAGTGGAACTCGCGCGAGCCCTCGCCGGCTCCCCGCACGTCCTCCTCCTCGACGAACCCGCGGCCGGTCTGGACAGCGCCGAGGTGACCGCCCTGGCCCGTGTCCTCAGGGCCCTCGCGGCGGACGGCACCGCCCTCCTCGTGGTCGAGCACGACCTCGACCTGGTCGCTGACCTCGCGGACGTCGTGCACGTCATGACCGCGGGCCGCGTCGTCGCCTCCGGTCCCCCGGCCCACGTGCTGGACACGCTGGACGCCCGGGAGAGCGCCGTATGACAGCGAGGACCGTCATCTCCCTGCGGCACGCGCGGGTGCGCTACGGCCCCCTGGAGGCCCTGCACGGCGTCACTCTCACCGCCGCCGGCCCCGGCCTGACCGTGCTGCTGGGGCGCAACGGCTCCGGCCGTACGACGGCGTTGCGCGCGCTGGCCGGGTCCGTGCCCCTCACCGGCGGCAGCGTGGTGTGGGACGGGGTCGACGTGACCCGCGTGCCGGCGTACGAGCGGGCCCGGCGCGGTCTGTGCCTGGTCCCCGAGCGCCGGGCGGTGTTCGGCTCCCTCACGGTCCGCGAGAACCTCGAACTCGCCGCGCCCGTCACCGACCCGGCCCTGGACGCCTACCCGCAACTGGCCCCCCTGCTCCCCCGCCGCGCCGGCACCCTCTCCGGAGGTGAGCAGCGCATGCTCGCCCTCTCCCGCGCCCTCCTGGCACGCGCGCGCGTGGTCCTCGTCGACGAACCCGTGCAGGGCATGTCCCCCGCGGTCGCGGCCCGCACGTACGAACTCCTCGCCGCGCTGGACGCGTGCGTGGTCGTGGCCGAGCAACGGCTCCCGGCCGCGCTGCACGGCCGGACGGCGATCGTGTACGAACTGCGGCGCGGTGCGGTCGTGTTCGGCGGGGAGGCGGCGGAGCTGGGGCGGCGACGGGTCTGACGTGCCCCGGGTGTGCCGAGGGGCCCCGCCCGGTCGCAGGACCGTGCGGGACCCCGTGTCCGTGACAGCGGGTGCTCAGATGTCGAGGCGTTGCCCGGGCACGATCATGTCGGGATCGGCGCCTATGACGGCCTTGTTGGCGGCGTAGAGCTGCTGCCAGGTGGTCCCGTGCCGGGTGGCGACCTCGCTCAGTGTGTCGCCCGGGCGGACGGTGTAGTCGCCGCGGGAGGCGCTGCGGTCGGTCCGGTTCTCCGAACGGGACGGTGACTTCTCCGGCTTGGCGGGGGCGGCCTCGGTCGCGGACGAGGTGTCCGCCGGGCCGGAGGCGGCCGCGGGGGCGCTGCCGTACGCCCCGGCGCGTGCCGAGCAGGTGGGCCAGGCGCCCCAGCCCTGGGCGCGCTGGACCTTGGTGGCGACCGCGATCTGCTGGGACTTGGTGGCCCGGTCGGCGGTGGGCGCGTAGGCCGTACCGCCGTACGCGCGCCAGGTGCCGGCGGAGAACTGGAGCCCTCCGTAGTAGCCGTTTCCGGTGCTGATGTGCCAGTTCCCGCCGCTCTCGCACTGGGCGATGCGGTCCCACACCCCGCCGTCCGCGGCCACCGAGTTGCCGGCCGCGGCCAGCAGCCCGAGGGGGGCGAGCAGGGCGGCCCCGGCGAGGGCCGCGGTGGTCCGGGTCCTACGAGCGCTGTCGCGCGTGGTATCGGCACATTCGGACATGTGATCCCCTCTCGAAGGACTCGGGGTCCCCCAAGGTGGAGCGCACCCTCCGGCGCACGGGCCGGGCGGTCGCGCTCCGCCCCCGTCCGCCGGAGGGTGGTGCGAGGTGCTGGCTCATGCGTCGGCGGACGTTCCCGAGCGGTGCTCGCTGCACACGGCGGAGGAATGTAGAGAGGCCGGCCGGCCGGTATCAACCAACTCCCCGTCGTTCGAGGCCAGTTCGCCGTTACCGAGGGTATCGTCGATTTCCGGCCACCCACTTCATTCCCTGATTTCCTGATTTGTCGACCAAGCACCATGGCGATCTGTGACCCAGTTCACGCAACCAACTTCCTTGCATTTCCCAGGAATTGACGGTGAGTGCCGGATTCCGCACGACCTGTGACCCTGCGCTGTCAATGGTTCGATTCCGTTCGCCGTAGAGCGTGACTCCCGCCACAGATCGCCCGTTGTCTCCTTCATGAGCCCGGGACCCGCCCGGTTCACGGGCCGGGAGCCACCCGGCCCCGCCACGCACCACTTCC
This genomic window contains:
- a CDS encoding epoxide hydrolase family protein; the protein is MADNSATAENREIRPFRIEIPQAQLDDLHTRLDLARWPDELPDAGWEYGASLPYLRDLAAYWRGAYDWRKHEAALNELPQFVTGIDGAQVHFLHIRSARPDALPLILTHGWPGSVVEFLGVIGSLSEDFHLVIPSIPGFGFSGPTREKGWNVNRVARAWAELMRRLGYERYGAQGGDMGALISPALARIAPESVVGVHVNAASVGFIPLGPVDEEAREGLTDRELRSLASIADFTTDGFGYNALQSTRPQTLSYGLTDSPVGQLAWIMEKFQAWTHSSAALPEDAIDRDTLLTNVMLYWLTGTAGSAARMYYENSHVPDWFPTSSSGVPTAVANFGEDVAIRRWAEQANTVVRWTEFDRGGHFAALEAPELLAGDVREFFGPLR
- a CDS encoding ATP-binding cassette domain-containing protein — translated: MSSLTYDLTLAGLSVGSAAALTGIGLIVTYRATGVLNFAHGAIAMVCAYVLRQCVVEWGWPLWAGAAVTLLVLAPALGVLLERFVFRPLAVLGGDPAQTLVASLGVFVLLVGGAALLWGQGARDDAPELVSADPWGQLAVVLVLAAGVGAVIRWTRFGRELRAVVDDRGLAVLGGIDADRVAAAGWAFGSFTAGLTGVLLAPYVRLDPYGLPLLVMEVVAVAVAARMRSLPVAVLVALAVGVAQSQLTRLHPSGRAEPLLQAVGANLFVVALLLAALALPRIGTRDALPRTATARVPTPQGAWIVAVVLFLLPLGFAGSDLHTSVQVPALGVVLLSLVVVTGRGGQLSLGQAAYAGLGALFTALLAAGRFPGLPRVPELAALATAVVLVAPLGLLTGWPAITRRGLALALATFAVGVGVSRFVFAQPYAVSGLSLGRPEGFDGDRAYYVLELALLGLALLATHALRRGRTGRALAALRDHESGASAAGVRVPALKLLAFVAGAALAALGGGMLGMGLRAFDPTAYDPVRGLLWFAAVVVLGADSTLGALGAAALLVGLDAGARGGVAAALIGVLAVLVGRFPGGPYEAVRAVTGRLRPSRPAALTPLGAEVRQRLHAPLRPVFTPKPAPSDGAPPPPGPPAPDRESGTGGAGGNPNPAAGRAVLTAHDLHARYDGFTALAGVDLTVPPGTITAIVGPNGAGKSTLFHCLAGTVRPSQGQVRYGDRDITHLSPHARTRLGIARTFQQLAVFPTLTVAENIQVGAEQGRVPDPAATDRALRLFDLDGPLRDTRAAGLPTGTLRRVELARALAGSPHVLLLDEPAAGLDSAEVTALARVLRALAADGTALLVVEHDLDLVADLADVVHVMTAGRVVASGPPAHVLDTLDARESAV
- a CDS encoding transglycosylase family protein, with the protein product MSECADTTRDSARRTRTTAALAGAALLAPLGLLAAAGNSVAADGGVWDRIAQCESGGNWHISTGNGYYGGLQFSAGTWRAYGGTAYAPTADRATKSQQIAVATKVQRAQGWGAWPTCSARAGAYGSAPAAASGPADTSSATEAAPAKPEKSPSRSENRTDRSASRGDYTVRPGDTLSEVATRHGTTWQQLYAANKAVIGADPDMIVPGQRLDI
- a CDS encoding YafY family protein is translated as MLETSARLLRLLSLLQAHREWSGAALADRLGVTPRTVRRDVDRLRELGYPVNASPGTGGGYQLGAGAELPPLLLDDDEAVAVAVGLRTAAGQGIEGIGETSVRALAKLEQVLPGRLRRRVGALNAFTVPMLRDPQPSAVDPGVLTELANLCRDAERLRFEYNDHGGTASRRTVEPHRLVCSERRWYLVAWDLDRDDWRTFRVDRITPKPPHGPRFAPRTPPAEDLAAYVSRGVSTRAYASHAVVRLLVPKERAAERISPSAGVLEAEGPDSCILRTGASSLEVMVIHVMMTGFDFEVLEPADLTEAIRTAHDRLTRSLARSAARAATSAPRTRDGGGRTPGTRSGSGAGS
- a CDS encoding ATP-binding cassette domain-containing protein; amino-acid sequence: MTARTVISLRHARVRYGPLEALHGVTLTAAGPGLTVLLGRNGSGRTTALRALAGSVPLTGGSVVWDGVDVTRVPAYERARRGLCLVPERRAVFGSLTVRENLELAAPVTDPALDAYPQLAPLLPRRAGTLSGGEQRMLALSRALLARARVVLVDEPVQGMSPAVAARTYELLAALDACVVVAEQRLPAALHGRTAIVYELRRGAVVFGGEAAELGRRRV
- a CDS encoding ABC transporter substrate-binding protein; translation: MPRRRRFRAAEAALAVLLLTTGTACGSRLPESDFEHRERTTPAQESTPIRVGIVTSATSPVGGSAFTGPRDGARAYFERLNARGGLGGRRVEVRECDDGGSGVGNNTCVHRLIDEDKVVALVATTALDYAGASRVSRARVPDIGGQPIGAAYDTWPHLYGIYGSLAPRDGTTGWDGKQYGGTEVYRYFKREHGARTAAVVSYNQAASAAYARLVEQGLRAEGYQVVTEQVDFALPNFRAVAADLKEQGADLVFDAVDSHGNAQLCEAMDAAGVEVTAKVTNVQNWTSTVPDDYRDAPRCRNALWATGSSRNFEDVGNAAVREFRDATKGLKTHSQWQLEGWAAAMWFTDAAKSCAPQGVTRACVDAFMNRSQDYTAHGLLVPVRFEHLADPPGSRRTCLSVARWQDGRGWVSQGDMNRTCFDVPQLPYRQ